Proteins from a genomic interval of Zingiber officinale cultivar Zhangliang chromosome 1B, Zo_v1.1, whole genome shotgun sequence:
- the LOC122055178 gene encoding probable methyltransferase PMT3, translating into MRGRDGGQNKHLVPSLCIGLLCLIFLVLYYGSFGTQGQHANSAIEYGTKFSRTIGWSSVDNSELGKSDESIFSQEGDDGLVPKSFPVCDNRHSELIPCLDRNLIYQTRLKLDLSLMEHYERHCPQPEKRYNCLIPPPTSYKVPIKWPQSRDEVWQVNIPHTHLAHEKSDQNWMVVKGDKIVFPGGGTHFHYGAGKYISHIANMLNFSNNILNDEGRLRTVLDVGCGVASFGGYLLSSDIIAMSLAPNDVHQNQIQFALERGIPAYLGVLGTKRLPYPSRSFEFAHCSRCRIDWLQRDGILLLELDRLLRPGGYFAYSSPEAYAQDEEDLRIWKQMSALVERMCWKIAAKKNQTVIWVKPLTNDCYMKRAPGTQPPLCKSNNDPDAVWGVPMEACISPYSEQIQRDEGSGLAPWPARLTTPPPRLADFGISTDMFEKDMEIWHQRVDSYWSLLGSKIRPNTLRNLMDMKANLGSFAAALKEMPVWVMNVVPEDGPNTLKIIYDRGLIGTTHDWCEAFSTYPRTYDLLHAWTVFSDIEKKGCSAEDLLLEMDRILRPTGFVIFRDKKPIIDFIDKYLTALHWESVAIADAESNSELEDKEGILVIQKKLWLMDEGTKDSA; encoded by the exons ATGAGGGGGAGAGATGGAGGCCAAAACAAACACTTGGTCCCATCATTGTGTATCGGGTTGCTTTGTCTAATCTTTTTGGTTCTATACTATGGCTCCTTTGGCACTCAAGGGCAGCATGCTAACTCTGCAATTGAATATGGTACCAAATTTTCAAGAACGATTGGCTGGTCTAGTGTGGATAATTCAGAGTTAGGAAAATCGGATGAGTCTATTTTTAGTCAGGAGGGAGATGATGGCCTCGTACCAAAAAGCTTTCCT GTCTGCGATAATCGACATTCAGAGCTCATTCCTTGCCTAGACAGAAATCTTATTTACCAGACAAGACTTAAGCTAGATTTGTCTCTGATGGAACATTATGAAAGACATTGCCCACAGCCTGAGAAGCGCTACAACTGTTTGATTCCTCCACCAACTAGCTACAAG GTACCAATAAAGTGGCCACAAAGCAGAGATGAAGTTTGGCAAGTAAACATTCCTCACACACATCTGGCACATGAGAAATCTGACCAGAACTGGATGGTGGTAAAGGGAGATAAGATTGTTTTTCCAGGAGGTGGCACTCATTTTCATTATGGAGCTGGTAAATATATTTCACACATTGCAAAT ATGCTTAACTTCTCGAACAATATATTAAATGATGAAGGAAGACTCCGTACTGTTCTGGATGTTGGTTGTGGAGTTGCTAGCTTTGGAGGATATCTCTTGTCATCTGATATCATAGCTATGTCTTTGGCACCTAATGATGTTCATCAAAATCAGATTCAATTTGCACTTGAGAGGGGAATTCCTGCCTACCTTGGTGTCCTTGGTACAAAGAGGCTTCCTTATCCAAGCAGATCTTTTGAATTTGCACATTGTTCTCGATGTCGAATTGATTGGCTGCAAAGAGACGGAATCCTTCTCCTTGAGTTAGATAGGTTGCTTAGGCCAGGAGGCTATTTTGCTTATTCATCTCCTGAAGCATATGCACAAGATGAAGAAGACCTGAGAATTTGGAAACAGATGAGTGCACTAGTTGAACGAATGTGTTGGAAGATTGCTGCCAAAAAGAACCAAACTGTAATATGGGTTAAACCATTGACAAATGATTGTTACATGAAGAGAGCACCAGGAACTCAGCCACCTCTGTGCAAATCTAATAATGATCCAGATGCTGTATGGGGCGTCCCAATGGAGGCTTGTATTTCTCCTTACTCTGAAC AGATCCAAAGAGACGAGGGAAGTGGATTGGCTCCTTGGCCAGCTCGCTTGACTACCCCTCCTCCACGCCTTGCTGATTTTGGTATTTCAACAGACATGTTTGAAAAGGACATG GAAATCTGGCATCAGAGGGTTGATAGCTATTGGAGCCTATTGGGTTCAAAGATCAGGCCAAATACACTGAGAAACTTGATGGATATGAAAGCAAACTTGGGTTCATTTGCTGCTGCTCTAAAAGAGATGCCTGTTTGGGTTATGAACGTTGTACCAGAAGATGGACCTAACACCCTCAAGATAATTTATGACAGAGGCCTAATTGGCACTACACATGATTG GTGTGAGGCCTTCTCAACGTACCCTCGGACTTACGACCTCCTTCATGCTTGGACCGTTTTCTCCGACATTGAAAAGAAAGGATGCAGCGCTGAGGACCTGCTACTCGAGATGGACCGCATTCTTAGACCAACTGGTTTTGTCATCTTCCGGGACAAGAAGCCAATCATAGACTTCATCGACAAGTATCTGACGGCCCTGCACTGGGAATCAGTAGCTATTGCAGACGCCGAATCCAATTCAGAGTTGGAAGACAAGGAAGGCATATTAGTGATACAGAAAAAGCTGTGGCTCATggatgaaggcaccaaggattcagcATAA